In a single window of the Carassius carassius chromosome 26, fCarCar2.1, whole genome shotgun sequence genome:
- the LOC132106293 gene encoding fish-egg lectin-like, whose translation MKVCLCILLFSHLFLYTMAYNCEVIPGTLKQIDAGLGVVGGVNDDNEVFLFLGTRFERIGSSLKHFTVGPAGELGANSTNNVFKFADGSFKQIPGIQLKQVDAGGDQIIVGVSPVDDVFCLNKDANNVMPSGDAPWVQLTGKLKYYSCGPNSCWGVNAAGNIVIRRSVTGAACGGSGAFEAVGGALSMVEVASDGNVFGVDLQGNLLQRTGITISNLPGSNWGLISICPNGHKHVTYDLGSLYVICSDGSIRRCI comes from the exons ATGAAAGTTTGTCTGTGCATCCTGCTATTTAGCCACCTGTTCCTTTATACTATGG CTTATAATTGTGAAGTGATACCTGGTACCCTGAAGCAGATTGATGCTGGGCTAGGGGTAGTAGGTGGGGTGAATGATGACAATGAGGTCTTTCTGTTCCTGGGGACCAGATTTGAAAGGATAGGATCCTCCCTAAAGCACTTTACTGTCGGACCTGCTGGAGAACTAGGGGCAAATTCAACAAACAATGTCTTCAAGTTTGCGGATGGAAGCTTCAAGCAGATTCCAG GCATTCAACTCAAACAAGTGGATGCCGGAGGTGACCAGATTATTGTAGGTGTTTCACCGGTAGACGATGTCTTCTGCTTAAATAAGGATGCTAACAATGTCATGCCATCCGGTGATGCTCCTTGGGTTCAACTTACAGGAAAGCTGAAGTACTACAGCTGTGGACCAAACAGCTGTTGGGGAGTGAACGCTGCAGGGAATATCGTCATCAGAAGG TCTGTAACTGGTGCTGCCTGTGGAGGGTCGGGTGCATTTGAGGCCGTTGGTGGAGCTCTGTCCATGGTCGAAGTAGCAAGTGATGGCAATGTCTTTGGTGTTGACCTTCAGGGGAATTTACTGCAAAG AACTGGTATCACTATATCGAATCTCCCTGGATCAAATTGGGGACTTATTTCAATCTGTCCCAATGGCCACAAGCACGTGACTTATGATCTGGGAAGTCTGTATGTCATCTGTAGTGATGGATCCATCAGGAGATGCATTTAA